The genomic window GCAAGACCAGAGCTTGAAGCGTGTGATTTTGTAATTATCAATCCAAAGGAATATAAGGGTAGGTGGAAGGATGCTTTTGGCAACGACAACGATATATATTTGGAGTTAGGCTGCGGAAGAGGTAAATTTATTTCTGAACATGCCCTTTTAGAGCCCGATATAAATTTTATTGGCATTGAGATAAAGGATGAGGTTATTATTTATGCTAAAAGAAGGGTTGAACAAGTATTTAAGGAGAAAAACAGTGAGGTTTCAAATGTAAGGCTTGTTGTTGCAGACATTGCCCATATCGAGGAAATGTTTGATAAGGATGAAATATCAAAGATATATCTTAATTTCAGCACGCCATGGCCAAAGAAAA from Caloramator mitchellensis includes these protein-coding regions:
- the trmB gene encoding tRNA (guanosine(46)-N7)-methyltransferase TrmB, translated to MRLRHKPWARPELEACDFVIINPKEYKGRWKDAFGNDNDIYLELGCGRGKFISEHALLEPDINFIGIEIKDEVIIYAKRRVEQVFKEKNSEVSNVRLVVADIAHIEEMFDKDEISKIYLNFSTPWPKK